Proteins from a single region of Geothrix sp. PMB-07:
- a CDS encoding 2Fe-2S iron-sulfur cluster-binding protein produces MTVVARTRRRDHILSGRGTLMAQCLAVGLPVASACSGRGACGKCVLTILQGLERLPPPDSHELAVLERNGAEPAQRLGCQCVTGPATNELLVTTGYW; encoded by the coding sequence ATGACGGTGGTGGCCCGGACCCGTCGACGGGACCACATCCTTTCGGGACGGGGCACCCTCATGGCGCAGTGTCTGGCCGTGGGTTTGCCCGTGGCTTCAGCCTGTTCGGGACGCGGCGCCTGCGGGAAATGCGTCCTGACCATCCTCCAGGGCCTGGAGCGCCTGCCACCGCCGGATTCGCACGAACTGGCAGTCCTCGAAAGAAATGGCGCGGAGCCCGCCCAACGTCTGGGCTGTCAGTGCGTGACCGGCCCTGCCACCAACGAACTCCTGGTCACGACGGGGTACTGGTGA
- the ispF gene encoding 2-C-methyl-D-erythritol 2,4-cyclodiphosphate synthase has product MIGCRIGQGFDVHRFAQPEEGRPLMLMGCEIPHDQGLAGHSDADVMLHALMDALLGAAGLGDIGQHFPDTDVAYKGADSALLLERVMADLTSRGWQVVNADVCLIGERPKIGPHRQRMRERVAPLLGVATEGLNVKATTTEKLGFTGRGEGLAAQAVVLLQRR; this is encoded by the coding sequence ATGATTGGCTGCCGCATCGGCCAAGGCTTCGATGTGCATCGCTTCGCCCAGCCCGAGGAGGGCCGCCCGCTGATGCTCATGGGCTGCGAGATCCCCCATGACCAGGGTCTTGCGGGCCACAGCGACGCCGACGTGATGCTGCACGCCCTCATGGATGCCCTGCTGGGAGCCGCGGGCCTCGGAGACATCGGCCAGCACTTCCCGGATACCGACGTGGCCTACAAGGGCGCAGATTCGGCCCTGCTCCTGGAGCGGGTCATGGCAGACCTCACCTCGCGGGGCTGGCAGGTGGTGAATGCGGATGTGTGCCTCATCGGTGAACGGCCCAAGATCGGCCCCCACCGGCAGCGCATGCGGGAGCGGGTGGCGCCCCTGCTCGGAGTGGCCACGGAAGGTCTGAACGTGAAGGCCACCACCACCGAGAAGCTGGGCTTCACGGGCCGCGGCGAAGGGCTTGCGGCCCAAGCGGTCGTGCTCCTCCAGCGCAGATAA
- a CDS encoding ATP-binding protein — translation MAQRYQLLIRDRHGFERSVPLTRSVTLGRQSLCDVVLSDSMISRNHLRLELRDDVWWAEDLQTTHGSFYKDQQLGRVAWEPGTPLRLADGAYTLTLLSLDQTSSELHLQAILETAQLLAEEVDLEDLLEQSLDKLLSISGTDRGFLMLLEDGELLTRVQRNLGKELEGSIQVSLSSVHKVFETGDPIWILNVADEHHLMNHLSIQRLELKTILCLPLLLQGKRLGVVYLDSRRPITEPPDRETFEAIVALCAIAIERTRLSEENLRSHVLATVGQVASSIVHDFKNGLFVLRGHADLLELSTEDHKVRHHSQKILECVDRLTHLSQDVLDFAKVREPNRETVDLQVFLEAILEPMVPRAAELGVQLRAEGPKCLVKLDPGRFTRVMENIMANALDATTDMTGEVIVSWSQVTGAVQIRVKDRGRGIPRKVMKRIFEPFFSYGKKKGTGLGMATVKKIVEEHGGTLEFISEEGKGTEVIITLPEHAITGAYKVSDESTGNHRVLGSEGP, via the coding sequence GTGGCCCAGCGCTACCAGCTGTTGATCAGAGACAGGCACGGCTTCGAGCGCAGTGTCCCCCTCACCCGGTCCGTCACCCTGGGCAGGCAGAGCCTTTGCGATGTGGTGCTGTCCGACAGCATGATCAGCCGCAACCACCTGCGCCTTGAATTGCGCGATGACGTCTGGTGGGCCGAAGATCTGCAAACCACTCACGGCAGTTTCTACAAAGACCAGCAGCTGGGCCGAGTGGCCTGGGAGCCGGGGACGCCGCTGCGCCTGGCGGACGGCGCCTACACCCTGACTCTGCTCAGCCTGGATCAGACCAGCTCCGAGCTGCACCTCCAGGCCATCCTGGAAACCGCCCAGCTGCTGGCCGAGGAAGTGGACCTGGAAGACCTGCTGGAGCAGTCCCTGGACAAGCTGCTTTCCATCTCGGGGACCGACCGGGGCTTCCTCATGCTGCTGGAGGACGGCGAGCTCCTGACCCGGGTGCAGCGCAACCTGGGCAAGGAACTGGAAGGTAGCATCCAGGTCTCCCTCTCCAGTGTCCACAAGGTGTTCGAGACAGGGGATCCCATCTGGATCCTCAATGTGGCTGATGAACACCACTTGATGAACCACCTGTCCATCCAGCGGCTGGAGCTGAAGACCATCCTCTGCCTGCCCCTGCTGCTTCAGGGCAAGCGGCTCGGCGTGGTCTATCTGGACAGTCGGCGCCCCATCACCGAGCCGCCGGACCGGGAGACCTTCGAGGCCATCGTCGCCCTCTGCGCCATCGCCATCGAGCGGACCCGCCTCTCCGAAGAGAACCTGCGCAGCCACGTGCTGGCCACGGTGGGCCAGGTGGCAAGCTCCATCGTGCACGACTTCAAGAACGGCCTGTTCGTCCTTCGCGGCCATGCGGACCTGCTGGAGCTCTCCACCGAGGATCACAAGGTCCGCCATCACAGCCAGAAGATCCTGGAATGCGTGGACCGGCTGACCCATCTGAGCCAGGACGTGCTGGATTTCGCCAAGGTGCGAGAGCCCAACCGCGAGACCGTGGATCTGCAGGTCTTCCTTGAAGCCATCCTGGAGCCCATGGTTCCCCGGGCCGCAGAACTGGGGGTGCAACTCCGCGCCGAAGGGCCCAAGTGCCTGGTCAAGCTCGATCCGGGACGCTTCACCCGCGTCATGGAAAACATCATGGCCAACGCCCTCGATGCCACCACGGACATGACCGGCGAAGTCATCGTGTCCTGGAGCCAGGTGACCGGCGCCGTCCAAATCCGGGTGAAAGACCGCGGCCGGGGCATTCCCCGCAAAGTGATGAAGCGGATCTTCGAGCCCTTCTTCAGCTACGGAAAGAAGAAAGGCACCGGCCTCGGCATGGCCACCGTCAAGAAGATCGTGGAGGAGCACGGCGGCACCCTCGAATTCATCAGCGAAGAAGGCAAGGGCACGGAAGTGATCATCACCCTGCCCGAACACGCCATCACCGGCGCCTACAAAGTCTCCGATGAATCCACGGGGAATCACCGGGTGCTGGGCAGCGAGGGCCCATGA
- the ruvB gene encoding Holliday junction branch migration DNA helicase RuvB: protein MHRHPDLDPTDGSEDPAEYSLRPQRLQEYIGQEKVKARLEIALQAATRRGEVMDHVLLFGPPGLGKTTLAHVLANEMGAPCKVIQAPALEKKGDLAAILTNLEAGEFLFIDEIHRLSAPIEELLYAAMEDRKLDILIGQGPSAQTLKVDLRPFTLVGATTRAGLISKPLHDRFGMVHRLEFYTRAELAIIANRSADLLGIHLAKEGSEAIARRSRGTPRICNRLLRRCRDYAEVKGDGTITEASADACLKLHEVDDLGLDALDREYLQAICHKHRGGPVGLRTLAAALGEDEGALEDLVEPYLMQVGFLDRTPQGRKATDAAYAYLGVKSDPGPLFR, encoded by the coding sequence ATGCACCGACACCCCGATCTCGATCCCACCGATGGTTCTGAGGATCCGGCCGAATACTCATTGCGGCCGCAGAGGCTCCAGGAATATATCGGCCAGGAGAAGGTCAAAGCTCGATTGGAAATCGCCCTCCAGGCCGCCACCCGGCGGGGAGAAGTGATGGATCACGTGCTGCTGTTCGGCCCTCCCGGCCTCGGCAAGACCACGCTGGCCCATGTGCTGGCCAATGAAATGGGGGCGCCCTGCAAGGTGATCCAGGCTCCGGCGCTGGAGAAGAAGGGCGATCTGGCGGCCATCCTCACCAACCTGGAAGCCGGCGAATTCCTCTTCATCGACGAGATCCACCGCCTGTCCGCGCCCATCGAGGAACTGCTCTACGCGGCCATGGAGGATCGGAAACTGGACATCCTCATCGGGCAGGGGCCCAGTGCCCAGACCCTCAAGGTGGACCTGCGCCCCTTCACCCTGGTGGGCGCCACCACGCGGGCGGGGCTCATCTCCAAGCCCCTCCACGACCGCTTCGGCATGGTGCATCGCCTGGAGTTCTACACGCGGGCCGAGCTGGCCATCATCGCGAACCGTTCGGCGGACCTGCTGGGCATCCACCTGGCGAAGGAAGGCTCCGAAGCCATCGCCCGGCGCAGCCGCGGGACGCCGCGCATCTGCAATCGGCTGTTGCGGCGCTGCCGGGACTATGCCGAGGTGAAGGGCGACGGCACCATCACCGAAGCCTCCGCCGATGCCTGCCTCAAACTGCATGAGGTGGATGACCTGGGCCTGGATGCCTTGGATCGCGAGTACCTTCAGGCGATCTGCCACAAACACCGGGGTGGTCCCGTGGGCCTGCGCACCTTGGCGGCGGCTCTGGGCGAGGATGAAGGTGCCTTGGAGGATCTGGTGGAGCCCTACCTCATGCAGGTCGGGTTCCTGGACCGCACGCCCCAAGGCCGCAAGGCCACCGACGCGGCCTATGCCTACCTCGGCGTGAAGTCCGATCCGGGGCCGTTGTTCCGGTAG
- a CDS encoding polymer-forming cytoskeletal protein, with protein sequence MAVFRNNKPKPDAAPAIHSLLGKDVIFKGEVHSNSHSFRVEGVVEGTIHSTGEVSIAPGGLVKGNIFAKHLVVTGRAEGTMKITECLEIHGTGYVEGDVEVGSLVVDEGGTLQGVCVRKDRAEAITTAKGGSLPAAKLPDSDPKRVDLKR encoded by the coding sequence ATGGCCGTTTTCCGCAACAACAAGCCCAAGCCTGATGCCGCCCCAGCCATCCACTCCCTGCTGGGCAAGGACGTGATCTTCAAGGGAGAGGTGCATTCCAATTCGCACAGCTTCCGGGTGGAAGGCGTGGTCGAGGGAACCATCCACTCCACCGGCGAAGTCTCCATCGCCCCCGGGGGGCTGGTGAAAGGGAACATCTTCGCCAAGCACCTGGTGGTCACGGGCCGGGCCGAAGGCACCATGAAGATCACCGAATGCCTGGAAATCCATGGCACGGGTTACGTGGAAGGCGATGTGGAAGTGGGATCGCTGGTGGTCGATGAAGGCGGCACCCTGCAGGGCGTCTGCGTCCGGAAGGACCGGGCCGAGGCGATCACCACCGCGAAGGGAGGCTCCCTTCCCGCAGCGAAGCTTCCGGATTCCGACCCCAAGCGAGTGGATCTGAAGCGCTGA
- a CDS encoding M23 family metallopeptidase codes for MSTPQPERRRALRSSRPDSGRWLTVMVVFSHRTFRWSLTRRLMLWVVGGVAGFCALAMIGSGYGMWATKKIMSFGRLQQETREQQEQLRSSLDQAQALESEVETLRKQHTELLKLLDPKAQTGTPLPTPPGQTNAAPPPPGTQERLSKLHQDLDYTAKQAAVVRARMAPVLWAWSHTPSIPPTAGYLSSGFGVRVSPFSRSNESGDGLLGYHSGIDISNVLDTPIQVTADGEVIEAGWMDRYGWGVRVRHTEEQETLYAHLNRVDVKVGQKVSRGDILGAMGRSGNATGVHLHYEVRRNGKTVNPQPYLRLQRQWLSALGRQS; via the coding sequence ATGTCCACCCCCCAGCCTGAACGCCGCCGCGCCCTGCGCTCCAGCCGTCCGGATTCCGGTCGCTGGCTCACAGTTATGGTCGTTTTCAGCCACCGCACCTTCCGCTGGTCCCTCACGCGACGCCTGATGCTGTGGGTGGTCGGCGGGGTGGCCGGGTTCTGCGCCCTGGCCATGATCGGCTCGGGCTATGGCATGTGGGCCACGAAGAAGATCATGAGCTTCGGCCGCCTCCAGCAGGAAACCCGGGAACAGCAGGAGCAGCTGCGTTCTTCGCTCGACCAGGCCCAGGCCCTGGAATCCGAAGTGGAGACCCTTCGCAAACAGCACACCGAACTGTTGAAGTTGCTGGACCCCAAGGCCCAGACCGGCACTCCCCTGCCCACGCCGCCCGGCCAGACCAACGCTGCCCCGCCCCCACCGGGCACCCAGGAACGGCTTTCCAAACTGCACCAGGATCTCGATTACACCGCCAAGCAGGCTGCCGTGGTGCGGGCCCGCATGGCGCCGGTGCTCTGGGCCTGGAGCCACACCCCTTCCATTCCCCCGACAGCGGGGTACCTGAGTTCCGGGTTCGGGGTTCGCGTCAGCCCCTTCTCCCGCTCCAATGAATCCGGCGATGGCCTGCTCGGGTACCACTCCGGCATCGACATCAGCAACGTCCTCGACACGCCCATCCAGGTCACCGCCGATGGCGAGGTGATCGAAGCCGGCTGGATGGATCGCTACGGCTGGGGCGTCCGCGTGCGCCACACCGAAGAACAGGAGACCCTCTACGCCCACCTCAACCGGGTGGATGTGAAAGTGGGGCAGAAGGTCAGCCGAGGCGATATCCTGGGTGCCATGGGGCGCTCCGGAAATGCCACGGGCGTCCATCTTCACTACGAAGTCCGCCGGAACGGAAAGACCGTCAACCCCCAGCCCTACCTCCGGCTCCAACGCCAATGGCTCAGCGCCCTTGGCAGGCAGTCCTGA
- a CDS encoding UbiA-like polyprenyltransferase: protein MTIFKQSRELLDMIKFEHTVFALPFALLGAVGAAQGLPPLRTALWILAAMVGARTAAMTFNRLVDVDVDAANPRTASRALPAGRVSQAGAVVLMGAGIVLFGLAAGALGPLTWSLSPLALVIILGYSLCKRFTAWAHVVLGLSLSGAPLGAWIAVAGRIEPPALWLSGGVLAWTAGFDILYALQDEAFDRERGLHSIPSKLGVTGSLWLSRSLHVIALACWGVFNLQMGGHLWSWAGWALVAAMLGREQWLVRGGDLSRIDQAFFTLNSLVGLVFFAGHALEYWLSKTLLAPL, encoded by the coding sequence ATGACTATTTTCAAACAATCCAGAGAATTGCTCGACATGATCAAGTTCGAGCACACGGTCTTCGCCCTGCCCTTCGCCCTGCTGGGCGCAGTGGGAGCGGCGCAGGGACTGCCCCCCCTCCGTACGGCCCTCTGGATCCTGGCGGCCATGGTCGGAGCCCGGACGGCGGCCATGACCTTCAACCGGCTGGTGGATGTGGATGTGGATGCCGCCAATCCCCGCACGGCCAGCCGCGCCCTGCCGGCAGGCCGGGTATCCCAGGCCGGTGCCGTGGTGCTCATGGGTGCGGGCATCGTCCTCTTCGGCCTCGCCGCCGGTGCGCTCGGGCCCTTGACCTGGAGCCTCTCGCCTTTGGCCCTGGTCATCATCCTGGGCTACTCGCTCTGCAAACGCTTTACCGCCTGGGCCCATGTGGTGCTCGGACTGTCGCTTTCCGGCGCGCCGCTGGGCGCCTGGATCGCCGTGGCGGGCCGCATCGAACCGCCCGCACTGTGGCTGTCAGGTGGTGTGCTGGCCTGGACCGCGGGATTCGACATTCTCTACGCCCTGCAAGACGAGGCCTTCGACCGCGAGAGGGGCCTGCATTCCATCCCATCGAAGCTGGGCGTCACTGGATCCCTCTGGCTCTCGCGCAGCCTGCACGTGATCGCCCTGGCCTGCTGGGGTGTGTTCAACCTCCAGATGGGCGGGCACCTCTGGTCCTGGGCTGGCTGGGCCCTGGTGGCCGCCATGCTGGGGCGGGAACAGTGGCTGGTGCGGGGCGGTGATCTCTCCCGCATCGACCAGGCTTTCTTCACCTTGAACAGCCTCGTCGGACTCGTTTTTTTCGCGGGTCATGCCTTGGAATACTGGCTTTCGAAAACGCTGCTGGCGCCGCTCTAG
- a CDS encoding site-specific integrase, giving the protein MSTRRYKNGLAKVGRYWWICFKRGKQKVELSTGCTNRADAEFVLAEEKRKKGFQRLGIKLPESIQAPLVGDVVREWASCNRGVLSDRYLNQALESLDRHWAPIAKDPMNEVTTEKVDKLRASYLGGNGFKTLKGHRIEIPHTLGGWNRQVRLLSAVYGWAIRDRKYLSSRPWYARERKVQQTGRPVVWPEKVQAYLAAVDSHSRKTVIRLGIRMQLGLGLRESEAGGARWEWLSWRQEEYLPGDTKNRKTRRIPIPAWLLQLLLAEWNRQGCPTHGLVLPDAKEEQKARGFTKNAIREAGDDIGVPGLHPHRMRATFATTHYEAGTPLSEIQQMMGHEKPITTLKYIEMRQVRAAEAQAKVAAAMGFALGAPSKQEAS; this is encoded by the coding sequence TTGAGCACACGGCGCTACAAGAACGGCCTCGCTAAGGTCGGTCGCTACTGGTGGATCTGCTTCAAGCGGGGAAAGCAGAAAGTGGAACTCTCCACAGGCTGCACTAACCGGGCGGATGCGGAATTCGTCCTCGCCGAGGAGAAGCGCAAGAAGGGGTTCCAGAGGCTCGGGATCAAGCTCCCTGAATCCATCCAAGCTCCCCTAGTTGGCGACGTGGTGCGTGAGTGGGCCTCTTGCAATCGAGGTGTCCTCTCCGACCGCTACCTTAATCAGGCCTTGGAAAGCCTAGACCGCCACTGGGCTCCAATTGCGAAGGACCCGATGAACGAGGTCACCACCGAGAAAGTAGACAAGCTTCGAGCGTCCTACCTCGGCGGGAACGGGTTCAAGACCCTCAAGGGGCACCGCATTGAGATCCCCCACACCCTCGGAGGATGGAACAGGCAGGTTCGCCTGCTCAGCGCCGTGTACGGCTGGGCGATCCGAGATAGGAAATATCTCTCTTCACGTCCTTGGTATGCGCGGGAGAGGAAGGTCCAGCAGACCGGCCGCCCAGTCGTCTGGCCAGAGAAAGTCCAGGCCTATCTGGCGGCAGTGGATTCACATTCGAGAAAGACAGTCATCCGCCTTGGCATCCGAATGCAGCTGGGACTTGGTCTTCGTGAATCGGAGGCAGGTGGAGCTCGCTGGGAGTGGCTCTCTTGGCGCCAGGAGGAGTACCTGCCTGGAGACACAAAAAACCGAAAGACCAGGCGGATTCCCATCCCAGCCTGGTTGCTACAACTGCTCCTCGCTGAATGGAATCGCCAGGGCTGTCCAACTCATGGGCTGGTCCTCCCGGATGCCAAGGAGGAGCAGAAAGCGCGCGGGTTCACCAAGAACGCGATCCGCGAGGCAGGTGATGACATCGGGGTTCCTGGGCTGCACCCCCATCGAATGAGAGCCACCTTCGCAACCACCCACTACGAGGCTGGGACGCCGCTATCGGAAATCCAGCAGATGATGGGCCATGAGAAGCCCATCACGACCCTCAAATACATTGAGATGCGGCAGGTGAGGGCCGCTGAGGCCCAGGCTAAAGTGGCAGCTGCAATGGGGTTCGCCTTGGGTGCGCCCTCCAAACAGGAAGCTTCATAA
- a CDS encoding helix-turn-helix domain-containing protein — protein MTTDLPPSHSSELGERIRLLANLAGGTPELASATGWTPRTIQRYISGVYTPTRPKLARLSRATGCDLVWLLSGKGTAPTESARVMASIRRAQRNPLMDEDWQPVSPLLREDSTCPIHFVSLAWVESICGPLDIPEPIGCLKVKDASMAPAYLPGDLLLVAPSPSGDESESVLWKDYAIRAYGEWYIRRKTPHGWDAITQGAVNFPFDSELVEVYGRVFAKVQVL, from the coding sequence ATGACCACCGATTTGCCCCCCTCACACAGCTCTGAACTCGGCGAGCGAATTCGTCTCCTGGCGAACTTGGCCGGTGGAACACCCGAACTTGCTTCTGCCACAGGCTGGACGCCTCGCACTATTCAGCGATACATCTCAGGGGTCTATACCCCGACCCGCCCCAAGCTGGCTCGGCTCTCTCGGGCGACTGGGTGCGACCTCGTCTGGCTTTTGTCGGGGAAAGGAACAGCACCAACCGAATCTGCAAGGGTGATGGCTTCAATCCGACGAGCGCAACGTAACCCTCTGATGGATGAAGACTGGCAGCCCGTTTCACCTCTACTTCGAGAAGACTCCACCTGCCCCATTCACTTTGTTTCCCTAGCCTGGGTCGAATCCATCTGCGGTCCGCTAGACATTCCGGAACCGATCGGATGTTTGAAGGTCAAGGATGCCTCCATGGCCCCAGCCTATCTCCCGGGGGATTTGCTTTTGGTGGCGCCGTCCCCAAGCGGTGACGAGAGCGAATCAGTCCTATGGAAGGACTATGCGATTCGCGCATATGGCGAGTGGTACATCCGGAGAAAGACTCCTCACGGCTGGGATGCCATCACACAAGGGGCAGTGAATTTCCCCTTCGATAGCGAGCTTGTAGAGGTCTATGGCCGAGTGTTCGCAAAGGTCCAGGTCCTTTGA
- a CDS encoding type IV secretory system conjugative DNA transfer family protein, with the protein MQETIKSLLNFWNLGGTVTVSLLGLIGIFFYSTRWFFIHREDPLKLLRSRGDKLYRTLFEWRPKRLWLPFCLALLSIGMLVRIAISRIGVEEWAHRRPELFLAAHVGILFGLFLIFMIFRDKLPAHVKAGTGRSDAKWHDPKQDWGRTFKDTEGKNIYDNSPVAAVLAYRSPCKAASRTLIDDQRHKRNLTAIQIRWDIVAGHIFVLGAQGSGKTTTWYSHIMHSASCPWIYQDSKAELPWREENPNLPVFGLDVRGYQTRSGVLNFLEEAKTPEDLDLIVDYVFPVLSHDNNPWVRLLAREMFRAILTSRRWDSLQEISRALTSTPLKTYLAKLPPIWQNLMSEEKTSVPVLGDMVTTLGKWETPRVAAITEGHSTVTIDDFLAKGGYVMNCEMSDALRAPVHLFWAMLLGRLRNRPEGSSKILLLMDEFGDAGRLPNIENALILLRSKGVGIVAGVQNFGILEKVYGRDLKAVTKGFGTKILLARRLEDEYREQMTKNAGKFTLRFKTAGANQEQERESELLPASEWGRWSEEGAALSRINGWTYWLPLSIPTPPTPLGPRMEEVDPWQDPTSFDEEPPDTWDGLKQSAALQELPKRTVFSEDQHAGMPRDPDFF; encoded by the coding sequence GTGCAAGAAACCATCAAATCGCTACTCAACTTCTGGAACCTGGGGGGCACGGTAACCGTTTCCCTCCTCGGGCTCATCGGAATATTTTTCTACTCCACTAGGTGGTTCTTCATTCACCGCGAAGACCCCCTGAAGCTCCTTCGCTCCAGGGGCGACAAGCTATATCGGACCCTATTCGAATGGCGCCCAAAACGGCTGTGGCTTCCCTTCTGCTTGGCCCTCCTCTCCATTGGAATGCTGGTCCGAATTGCCATTTCTAGAATTGGGGTAGAGGAATGGGCCCACCGCCGTCCCGAGCTATTTTTGGCCGCACACGTGGGCATTCTTTTTGGCCTTTTTTTAATCTTCATGATCTTCCGGGACAAGCTGCCTGCACACGTGAAAGCAGGGACTGGAAGGTCCGATGCGAAATGGCATGATCCCAAGCAGGACTGGGGCCGAACCTTCAAAGACACCGAAGGAAAAAACATTTACGACAATTCACCTGTCGCCGCGGTTCTGGCCTACCGGTCCCCCTGTAAAGCAGCCTCCAGAACCTTGATCGACGACCAGCGCCATAAGCGAAATCTGACGGCCATTCAGATTCGGTGGGACATTGTTGCTGGTCACATTTTTGTCCTGGGCGCACAGGGCAGCGGGAAGACCACCACCTGGTACTCCCACATCATGCACAGCGCCTCTTGCCCCTGGATTTACCAGGATTCCAAGGCAGAGTTGCCATGGAGAGAGGAGAACCCGAATCTTCCTGTGTTCGGCCTGGACGTGCGTGGGTATCAGACCCGAAGCGGCGTCCTCAATTTCCTTGAAGAAGCGAAAACCCCAGAGGACCTCGACCTCATTGTCGATTACGTTTTTCCGGTCCTCTCACACGACAACAATCCCTGGGTTCGCCTCCTGGCCCGTGAGATGTTCCGTGCCATTCTCACCAGCCGTCGCTGGGACAGCCTGCAGGAGATCTCGCGGGCGCTCACATCCACCCCTCTGAAGACCTACCTAGCCAAGCTTCCCCCTATCTGGCAGAACCTCATGTCGGAGGAGAAAACCAGCGTCCCGGTCCTGGGTGACATGGTCACTACCCTTGGGAAGTGGGAGACCCCGCGTGTGGCCGCAATCACCGAAGGGCACTCTACGGTGACCATCGATGACTTCCTTGCCAAGGGCGGCTACGTGATGAACTGCGAAATGTCCGACGCTCTCAGGGCGCCTGTTCATCTCTTCTGGGCCATGCTCCTTGGACGCCTCCGGAATCGCCCTGAAGGTTCCTCGAAGATCCTTCTCCTGATGGACGAATTCGGAGATGCAGGCCGCCTACCTAACATCGAGAACGCCCTAATTTTGCTGAGGTCCAAGGGCGTCGGCATCGTCGCCGGGGTACAGAACTTCGGCATCCTGGAGAAGGTCTATGGGCGCGACCTCAAGGCCGTTACAAAGGGTTTCGGCACCAAGATCCTCCTGGCTAGGCGGCTTGAGGATGAGTACCGGGAACAAATGACCAAGAATGCCGGGAAATTCACCCTCCGCTTCAAAACCGCTGGTGCCAACCAGGAGCAGGAGCGCGAATCCGAGCTCCTACCCGCAAGCGAGTGGGGCAGATGGTCTGAGGAGGGCGCAGCCCTCAGCCGGATCAACGGGTGGACCTACTGGCTTCCCCTCAGCATTCCCACCCCCCCTACCCCGCTTGGGCCCCGAATGGAGGAGGTAGACCCCTGGCAGGATCCCACCAGCTTCGATGAAGAACCCCCTGACACCTGGGATGGCCTCAAGCAGTCCGCTGCCCTGCAGGAACTCCCCAAGCGGACTGTGTTCTCAGAAGATCAGCACGCAGGCATGCCTCGGGACCCTGACTTTTTCTGA